The following are from one region of the Silene latifolia isolate original U9 population chromosome 9, ASM4854445v1, whole genome shotgun sequence genome:
- the LOC141599879 gene encoding E3 ubiquitin-protein ligase RMA1H1-like — MEQCFEHHATQSESNHDGIDKLKTASAGGTGSENNSGGFDCNICLDFVQDPVVTFCGHLYCWPCIYRWLHSQETSSEDPQCPVCKADVTQNTLVPLYGRTQSGKPSDSKGTQIGLVIPQRPNSCGIQTLVAGTSTTSRPHSHPREQLHHHEVHPYYSLGDYSPSPAFGFAGTTTFHPMIGMFGEMIYGRFFGNSQATLYTYPNTHRDVGISTSSGRLRRHVMQADRSLSRVSFFLFCCIILCLLLF; from the coding sequence ATGGAGCAGTGCTTTGAACATCACGCGACTCAATCTGAGTCTAATCATGATGGCATTGATAAGCTGAAAACTGCCTCAGCTGGAGGTACTGGGTCTGAAAACAACTCGGGTGGATTTGATTGCAACATTTGCCTGGATTTTGTTCAGGACCCTGTTGTCACATTTTGTGGTCACCTATATTGTTGGCCTTGCATTTATAGATGGCTTCACTCCCAGGAAACTTCATCAGAAGATCCTCAGTGTCCTGTTTGCAAAGCCGATGTTACTCAAAATACCTTAGTACCCCTCTACGGCCGCACTCAGTCTGGGAAACCATCTGACAGCAAGGGCACCCAAATCGGGCTAGTCATCCCTCAACGGCCCAATAGTTGTGGGATTCAGACACTTGTTGCCGGTACATCCACGACTTCTCGTCCTCACTCACATCCTAGGGAGCAACTTCATCACCATGAAGTTCATCCGTACTACTCTTTGGGCGATTACTCTCCCTCACCTGCATTTGGTTTTGCGGGGACCACGACATTCCATCCGATGATTGGGATGTTCGGTGAGATGATCTATGGTCGTTTTTTCGGGAATTCTCAGGCCACTCTTTACACATATCCAAACACACATAGAGATGTGGGTATCAGCACAAGTAGTGGACGATTGAGACGGCATGTAATGCAAGCAGATAGGTCATTGAGCCGAGTCAGCTTTTTCCTGTTTTGTTGTATTATCTTGTGCCTCTTACTTTTCTAA